The Anolis carolinensis isolate JA03-04 chromosome 2, rAnoCar3.1.pri, whole genome shotgun sequence genome contains the following window.
CAAATTTGATCCATTTTTCCTTGGTACTTGAACTCAGGTTCATGAGATGTGATATAAAAAGAGATCCTTTATGTGTGCTGATATCACATTTATAAGCACAAATGTCATATTTTCTGATGTAAGAATTTGTGCATATGCCTCTAAGAAAGCGTTACTGTGTATGTTTAGATAATTACTGATTTATGCTgaacctaaggcaaatctataatGGGCTTATCTTATGGTATTTGTCCAGAggagttttgcctttgccttccccgAGGCAAGcagatgtgacttgcccaaggattACCAAGTGAATTTGAAAGTATAGTCTCCCAGTGTTCTCACCCAAAACTGAAAAGCCTACATATGTTGGCTCTCATAACTCTCATAAGAGAGATACTCCagtttcatttcttttaaaaacatattaggAATCAAAAGATCATCTTGTAGATTTTCTTTAACCATTTTGAAAATAGTTCCTGAATGAATTTCTCAAGTTTGAAGATAAACAAACCCTGAgtaagagccagtgtgatgtaaaTATTAGAACAGAGCTCCAGGAGACCACAGTTCAAAGCTCTACTCATGTATGGAAATCCAATGATTGATCATGAGCAAATTACTCTTTATCAGACTCAAATGAGGATGATGGCTGAGCTCTTCCAAagaaattttgtcaagaaatccctgtgatacGTTTGCCTTATGGTCACAATCAATCTCAAGAAGTCTGGCTGAGAAAACCTCATGGCAGAGTTGCCATGAGTTGGAGCTGATTTAATGGCATTTAACCACAAGCCctaattttttaaagtattctCTATCAGTAGATGCTTGGCCCATAAAACTGTCTAGAAAGCTAGTGCCACTTCAAAATTTCACATGAATTCAGAATCAAAGAAGATGTTATTCAGTTTCAGTCCTTTTACTACCATCAGAACAATATCATAAAGTCTACAAGGTCACACAGAAACATCTTACCTTTCCAAGCTGTCTTGGACAAGAGAATTTCCCTTTTCATCCATTGTATGCAGCTGTAGAGAATTATCCTCCAGTTTACACTGTGTCTGATTAGAGGTTTTGTCCCTCATCTCCTGGTTCAGAGGTATTTTCCTGGCGTCTGGTACCACCTTCCTACATCGGAGCAACCGCTGATAAGCTGTCCGGAAGTCCCTGTTCAGTGCAGCATACAAGATAGGGTTCAAGGCTGAATTGGCATACCCAAGCCACAAGACAATGGTCATTAATGTTTCACATACTGCACCCTGTATGCCCCGGTACATGAACACTGTAAAATAAGGAAACCAGCAGATAATGAAGGCTCCCATCACAGCAGCAAGGGTCACAGTGGCTTTGTGTTCCTTCAAAGTCGGCAATGCATTTCTAGTGCTTGTGCAGCAGCTGGTGTAGTTTATTCTCTGTGCTTGCTCCCTGGCTATTTTGAATATACGGTAGTATGTAATACACATGACAACCAAAGGGAGATAAAAAGTAAGCAAGCCATCCACTAGTACATACAGGGCATTGACCTCAAGCATGCATTCCTGTTTTCTATCCATGACGTGTGTATTCTGGATAGTTGTGTTATTGGTATTCCAGCCCAAATGAATGGGCAAGAAGGAGACCATGAGTGACACTACCCAGATAAGGACCAGAGCCACACCTGCCCGGAAGGGAGTGACCACAGAATGGTAGCGGAGAGGTGCCGTGATAGCATAGTAGCGGTCAAGGCTAATCACGAAGAGGTTGAGGATGGAGGCTGTGCACAACATGACATCTAAGCTGATGTAGATATTACACCAAGTAATGCCCATGGACCATGTATGGGAAGAGATCTCATATGTAGCTGAAAAGGGCATCACCAATAAGCCCAGTAGCAGATCCGTGAAGGCCAGGGAGACAATGAAGCAGTTGGTCAGGCTGCGGAGCCTTCGATTGAAACAGACTACAAGGCACACCATAACATTGCCACAAACAGTCACAACCACAAGGATTGTAAGGGTAATCCCAATCAGCACCTGGTGGAGAGAACTGTCTGTAACATTTGTAGAATTCATGATGACAGGAGACACAACTCCCGTTTTTATTTTATGCAGATTTACATGGCAGTTGCCTTGGAAAGAACTGCTATGTCAGGTTCTAATTTATCTGCATTCTTCTATTTGTCCCCTATAAAATGTGACAAAATGCATTTCCTCAGCAAGAGAAATCTAATACCATCTCCGATTATACATATATCTATAGGAAGACTGGTATGTCTAAACAAGTCCTCATCTCATTCATTCTGCTGCGGAAGGATCCAGGAAAAATATTGTGCTGAACATATTGAAACTCTCCTGTTTGCAATGCTCCACCAAGAGTTCCTTTTGGAAATAAGATGCCAGGCTGGATCTGTTAGGGTTCCCAATCTAGCAGGTTTCCTCTCATGTTTCTTATGTTCTAGCCAGTTCTTTTGGTTTGGTCTCACCCTTTTCTTCACCTTCTTTTTCCTGCTTTCACAGTAATCATTGGGACATATTAAGTGATGCGATACGTTAGAAGTTGTACTTGGTTTCATAAGTCAGGCCAAAAAAGAAATGGTAGAGTTCCAGCTGTGTTACTCTTAGGCAATTTCTCCACTTACATATCTTGAAGGTAAATTATAATAACTGGAGAGAAGCAAGATGGAGACTCTTTCTTGGGCAAAATCTGTAAGAAAAAATAGTGTTAGATGATAAGGATGGGATTCAGGGAGCTATATTATATCAGGTCAGCAAGTATGTTCAATGAACTAAGAAATTATAAGCAGCAGCTTTCAAAAATGTCAGATAGGAAGGGTCGTTCCCATCACCTGCCACCTGATCTTCCCTAATTTAGCTCAAACAAAAAGCACTGTATCCATTTATGCAGAGCACTACATTCTTTTTCCCTATGTTCTAAGTTAAACTTGGAAACTTACATTTTTGGGATACAACTCCAAGAATCCATCCATGACCATGGTCCTAAGAAGTAGGTAAGGATTTCTATTTATGAACCCTTAGGTGACAGCTCAGTGAAGCATCCAGAACTTCCCCAAACTGCAAAGGCACTGCATCGCAGCAAGAAcatctcctctcatcttccccaGTCAGTTTGTGCTTTCAATCACATCACTATGGTTACTGAGCACATCAGCCATGGCTCAGATGGGGCTAAGCCAAAGGCTAAGATCAGATAAATATGTAGGACCAACAATCTGCTCAAGGTTATGGAGCACTCCCACACAGTGTGTGTCCTGATTATATTTTGGATAAGAGTAATGTAGGAGGATAACGGCAATTACTTTAAGAAATTATATACTATGGCCACTGTATCCATGAAGGATATACTccaaaaacaccactgccaccacccatggatacctgaaacagcAAATAATAGAGAATCCTTTATTATGACTAGGGATGGAAACATATAATAGAATAGCATTAGAGGATCTAGAGATGCCTACAAACACTTCCATTTGTGGATTTCTTAAGGTTCTAAAGTGCTATTATCTCATAATCCTGGGCAGGAgtaataccatagaattgccctaGACAGGCCCACAAACCCTTCTGGAGAGAATATTTTTGCAGCATtgttaagtgaaaccatggaagcAAGTCTATGGAAAAGGGATAAGGGGACAGGCTATATTTCTATATATAGAAATgttgcattttttattatttcttaaagCTGCCCCAGTTCCCAAgaggagatgggacggggtataaataaagttgacttgacttgATTAATCCCCATCTTTCATTTTGGCCATGGATGTATTGGTGATGTTAAGGCAGCACAGGTGCAAATTTGAAATAAAATGGTTCAGAAAAATTACATTGATGGGTgacagctcccaaaatccccaGCTAGCATGACCATTAGCATATAGGGCAACtgaaggaagcagctgaagaaaaCTGCTTTTACCTGCCAcctcaaaaaaataataaattcaagcTGAAGCAAACAAGTCAATGAACTAGAATGATTTCAGAAGTGATCATGAAAAGAGTGGGTTAATTGAAAACTGAGCTTCACCTACAGAAGCAGGAGATATGATTccattatttaaaaaacccagaaatttATGGCTGTAAACCAATTTTCTATAAAtgtaata
Protein-coding sequences here:
- the hrh2 gene encoding histamine H2 receptor isoform X1, translated to MNSTNVTDSSLHQVLIGITLTILVVVTVCGNVMVCLVVCFNRRLRSLTNCFIVSLAFTDLLLGLLVMPFSATYEISSHTWSMGITWCNIYISLDVMLCTASILNLFVISLDRYYAITAPLRYHSVVTPFRAGVALVLIWVVSLMVSFLPIHLGWNTNNTTIQNTHVMDRKQECMLEVNALYVLVDGLLTFYLPLVVMCITYYRIFKIAREQAQRINYTSCCTSTRNALPTLKEHKATVTLAAVMGAFIICWFPYFTVFMYRGIQGAVCETLMTIVLWLGYANSALNPILYAALNRDFRTAYQRLLRCRKVVPDARKIPLNQEMRDKTSNQTQCKLEDNSLQLHTMDEKGNSLVQDSLERNLNPARDKTSSAIVSCCQCFWLAKILPKRVVWIPVFEEPGANGQNTRQSSAQQRVIYCVVS
- the hrh2 gene encoding histamine H2 receptor isoform X2, which codes for MNSTNVTDSSLHQVLIGITLTILVVVTVCGNVMVCLVVCFNRRLRSLTNCFIVSLAFTDLLLGLLVMPFSATYEISSHTWSMGITWCNIYISLDVMLCTASILNLFVISLDRYYAITAPLRYHSVVTPFRAGVALVLIWVVSLMVSFLPIHLGWNTNNTTIQNTHVMDRKQECMLEVNALYVLVDGLLTFYLPLVVMCITYYRIFKIAREQAQRINYTSCCTSTRNALPTLKEHKATVTLAAVMGAFIICWFPYFTVFMYRGIQGAVCETLMTIVLWLGYANSALNPILYAALNRDFRTAYQRLLRCRKVVPDARKIPLNQEMRDKTSNQTQCKLEDNSLQLHTMDEKGNSLVQDSLESSGTFS